The Amphiura filiformis chromosome 15, Afil_fr2py, whole genome shotgun sequence region cagactCATTGAATTGTATACATCATTTCTAAATATAGCTCATTATCTCGCCACCACTTACTACTGTGGCAATCATGATTATTCTAGTAGTTTTCATTTAGTATGATTGAGTTTCCAGAATAGTCCATGTACAAACCAATCAAGATTAAtataaaaagaaggaaaaattaatttcttatgTCATAAGTTATGACAAAATACATTTAATGAATATTATCATGATTGGTCCGGAGTTGATCAGGAGAGGTCAAATAAATCTTTGCTATACTTAAAAGATATGATATGTTTCATTTACCGTTTACTTCGCACAGGTTGCCAGCAAACCCCTCAAGGCAGACACACAAACCATCCGCTACACAGACCCCTCCATTACAACCGGCGGCTCCACAGTCTGTTGCAAAATATAAATAGAGTtattgaaaaagaaacaaaagagtgtgttttgttttataaccaTAGCTAAGgactgtattttacttgttgagagtgaaattgtacaaaaatgcACGACTATTGAGATGTtggtgcgtctaatgcacgagccatgTCGGGTAGAGTGCATTTATTTCAGTCACACTTTACAGGTCAGTtattgaaaaagaaacaaaagagtGTGTTTAGTTATATAACCATTACTATTATTTAGTTTAAGAActgtatattgtttgttaagagtgaaattgtacaaaaaaatTGACGCCTGTTGATGCGTCTGACGGGTGGAGCACATTTGTTCCAGTCACACTTTACAGGTGGGACCACGCTATACCCAGGTTTTTTAACCAGCCGACTGAAATAATTGTTGTTTATGAGGTATACATGTGTAACTGAATTCAGGATTATGTTGCGTAATGATAAAAACAGAGGCAAATTAAGTGACATGATCTATATAAAAGATAATTTTTTTCGTTCGCAAGAGTGATTTTATTTGGCTACGTAATTGTACATTTTATATAAGagatttttagattttagatttagatttattattatcttttcactcattacatgatacaagacaaatacataagaataatacattataaagatataaagaataatacatatatatatatatatatatataataaactatggaaatgcataatacaacaatgagtgaaggaattacagttgagGCCCAGAGGCCTATAGCTCTGTAGCCCattgatacaggtatatggcatttatttgacatggcatcaggttggtagacaacaaaaatgccgagtccaaccaaccagctgtcatgtccatcaatgacatatcctatgttaacatttaaggaaaaacaaacaaaaaaacaacaacaaaaaacagaaatATCTTACCTGGTGGACTTGTGTCGCAATCGTCTCCTAAGCCGTCATTATCGATGTCTGCCTGATCTACATTGGCCATTGTTACACAATTGTCACAATCATTCGGGATTCCATcaccatcaatatcatcatcacatgCATCAGCGATGCCATCGCCATCTGTGTCGTCTTGATTTAAGGTGGATGTGAAAGGGCAGGTGTCGTCGGTATTTGGTACTCCATCGCCGTCGATGTCATCGTCACAAGCATCTCCCTCACCGTCGCCATTGGTGTCTGTTTGATCATCATTTGGTATTAATGGACAGTTGTCCATATCATCTGGTATTCCATCACCATCAGCGTCTGAAAAATGAACAAACAAGAGTAATTATAGTAACTTTGGTCTTGAATAGAAATGGTATCCCTTAAACCCACAATGGTAAAGTACTTTTATGTCTTTACGTTTTCCAAAAATGACAACGACACCATCAAGAAAAActaagaaagaaataatgaacaACAACAGAACCAATCCAGAACAAAACGAAAATAACAAAGCGAAACAATGGAGATCTGCGGGATGCGATAAGGTCATGTATATATACTATTTCAACTGTATCTCATCATGCAGTATTCGAGGGTTTATGACGTACACATCATTGCAACTGATGATCACAAAGATGTGTTTACGcgaatttaattttttgatttttcattaaaaaatatcaaagcaAAATATAAATAGGCCCAACTTTATCAATTTCCAAAATGCCGAAATAATTGCGAATTGAGACATTTCTATACTGTTCAtgtatttcaaaaaatataaaagtgTAATAAGAAATGTATATAATTGGACTTTCCAAAGTTTTGTTTGTATTCCTTTGTACATGTAGagtaaataacatttttgaccaGTGTAATGGTCATTAAAATAAcccaggccaaaaaaaaatgatctcaacacaaaccaatcagattaATTCACCTGTATACTGTACCATgattactgtaatagcgccaccacttactACTGTGGCAATTATGATTATTCTAGTAGCTTTCATTAAGTATGATTGAGCTTTTCAGAATAGTCCATGTAGAAACCAATGAAGATTAATATCAAAAGAAGGAAACATTAATGTCTAATGAGAAAATACAtatttttcaatgaatattatcatgattatggaatATTTAACACCAGATTGTCAAGATTAGAGTTGGTCCGGAGAGGTCAAATAAATCTTTGTTATACTTAAAAGATAAGATATGTCTCATTTACCGTTTATTTCGCACAGGTTGCCAGAAAACCCCTCAAAGCAGACACACAGACCATCCGCTACACAGACTCCACCATTACAACCGGCGGCTCCACAGTCTGTTGCAAAATATAAATAGTGTtattgaaaaagaaacaaaagagtGTGTTTTGTTGTATAATATTAGGTTGAGAATTGTATTTTACTtgctgagagtgaaattgtacaaaaatgaACGCCTATTGAGATATTGATGTGTCTGATGCATGAGCTCTGTCGGGTAGAGTGCATTTGTTCCAGTCACACTTTACAGGTCGGATCACGCTTCCCAGGTTTTTAACCAACCGACTAAAGAAGTTGTTTTTTATGAAGTATACATGTGTAACTGAATTCAGGATTAAGTTGCGAAATGATAAAATCAGAGCCAAATAAAAGTGGCATGATCtttataaatgatttttttttttcgttcgcaagagtgattatatttggcTACGTAATTGGTGATTTTATACAAGAGAAATATCTTACCTGGTGGACTAGTGTCGCATACGTCGCCTAGGCCGTCATTATCGATGTCTGTCTGATCTACATTGGccatttttacacaattgtcacAATCATTCGGGATTCCATcaccatcaatatcatcatcacatgCATCAGCGATGCCATCGCCATCTGTGTCGTCTTGATTTAAGGTGGGTGTGAAAGGGCAGGTGTCGTCGGTATTTGGTACTCCATCGCCGTCGATGTCATCGTCACAAGCATCTCCCTCACCGTCGCCATTGGTGTCTGTTTGATCATCATTTGGTATTAATGGACAGTTGTCCATATCATCTGGTATTCCATCACCGTCAATGTCTGAAAAAATAACAACCGGGAGTGGTTGTAGTATAAAAATTGGTCTTGAATAGTATAACAGCTAAATTGGCTATAACCTATTCTATATTTGATTATGAGATGAAAATAAATAGGATGTTGAATACATAGGGTTTGTTTCATTGGTTTGGATAGCCAGGAGTGTAtatttttagaatctgccagGTAAAAATTGCTCAACATTGAGGATTATGAAAAATACAAGATTAATATCAAAAGAAGTAAAAATTAATGTCTAATGACAAAATACATATTTTTGTAatgaatattatcatgattatggaatATTTTTGGGGCACATAACACCATGAACACACGATTGTCAAGATTAGAGTTGGTCCGGGGAGGTCAAATAAATCTTTGTTATTCTTAAAAGATAAGATATGTCTCATTTACCGTTTATTTCGCACAGGTTGCCAGCAAACCCCTCAAAACAGACACACAGACCATCCGCTACACAGACCCCACCATTACAACCGGCGGCTCCACAGTCTGTTGCAAAATATAATATAGTTATTGAAAAAGAAACGAAAGAGTGTGTTTAGCTGTACAACCATTAATATTACTTGTTGattgtgaaattgtacaaaaaaatGCACGCctattgagatgttgatgcgtctgatGCACGAGCCCTGCCGGGTGGAGTGCATTTGTTCCAGTCACACTTTACAGGTCGGATCACGCTTCCCAGGTTTTTAACCAACCGACTAAAGAAGTTGTTGTTTATGAAGTATACATGTGTAACTGAATTCAGGATTAAGTTGTGTAATGATAAAACCAGAGGCAAATAAAAGTGACATGATCTATATAAAAGATATTTTTTTCGTTCGCAAGAGTGATTTTATTTGGCTACGTAATTGTTGATTTTATACAAGAGAAATATCTTACCTGGTGGACTACTGTCGCATACGTCGCCTAGGCCGTCATTATCGATGTCTGTCTGATCTACGTTGGccatttttacacaattgtcacAATCATTCGGGATCCCATcaccatcaatatcatcatcacatgCATCAGCGATGCCATCGCCATCTGTGTCGTCTTGATTTAAGGTGGGTGTGAAAGGGCAGGTGTCGTCGGTATTTGGTACTCCATCGCCGTCGATGTCATCGTCACAAGCATCTCCCTCACCGTCGCCATTGGTGTCTGTTTGATCATCATTTGGTATTAATGGACAGTTGTCCATATCATCTGGTATTCCATCACCGTCAATGTCTGAAAAAATAACAACCGGGAGTGGTTGTAGTATAAAAATTGGTCTTGAATAGTATAACAGCTAAATTGGCTATAACCTATTCTATATTTGATTATGAGATGAAAATAAATAGGATGTAGAATACATAGAGTTTTTTTTCATTGGTTTGGATAGCCAGGAGTGTAtatttttagaatctgccagGTAAAAATTGCTCAACATTGAGGATGATGAAAAATACAAGATTAATATCAAAAGAAGTAAAAATTAATGTCTAATGACAAAATACATATTTTTGTAatgaatattatcatgattatggaatATTTTTGGGGCACATAACACCATGAACACACGATTGTCAAGATTAGAGTTGGTCCGGGGAGGTCAAATAAATCTTTGTTATACTTAAAAGATAAGATATGTCTCATTTACCGTTTATTTCGCACAGGTTGCCAGCAAACCCCTCAAAACAGACACACAGACCATCCGCTACACAGACCCCACCATTACAACCGGCGGCTCCACAGTCTGTTGCAAAATATAATATAGTtattgaaaaagaaacaaaagagtGTGTTTAGCTGTACAACCATTAATATTACTTGTTGattgtgaaattgtacaaaaaaatGCACGCctattgagatgttgatgcgtctgatGCACGAGCCCTGCCGGGTGGAGTGCATTTGTTCCAGTCACACTTTACAGGTCGGATCACGCTTCCCAGGTTTTTAACCAACCGACTAAAGAAATTGTTGGTTATGAAGTATACATGTGTCACCGAATTCAGGATTAAGTTGTGTAATGATAAAACCAGAGGCAAATAAAAGTGACATGATCTATATAAAAGATATTTTTTTCGTTCGCAAGAGTGATTTTATTTGGCTACGTAATTGTTGATTTTATACAAGAGAAATATCTTACCTGGTGGACTAGTGTCGCATACGTCGCCTAGGCCGTCATTATCGATGTCTGTCTGATCTACATTGGccatttttacacaattgtcacAATCATTCGGGATTCCATcaccatcaatatcatcatcacatgCATCAGCGATGCCATCGCCATCTGTGTCGTCTTGATTTAAGGTGGGTGTGAAAGGGCAGGTGTCGTCGGTATTTGGTACTCCATCGCCGTCGATGTCATCGTCACAAGCATCTCCCTCACCGTCGCCATTGGTGTCTGTTTGATCATCATTTGGTATTAATGGACAGATGTCCATATCATCTGGTATTCCATCACCGTCAGTGTCTGAAAAAAATAACAACCGGGAGTGGTTGTAGTATAAAAATTGGTCTTGAATAGTATAACAGCTATATGTTCTATATTTAATTATGAGATGGAAATAAGTAGGATGTATTATACATAGGTTTTTTTCATTGGTTTGGAAAGCCAGGAGTGTTTATTTTTAGAATCTGTCAGGTAAAAACTACTCAACATTGAGGATTATGAGAaatacaagatggcgtccaaaatggtcgCCATTTTATATTATTTGCTGTAACTTCATTCCTTCAAACTATAATGGTAATTTTGATGTCAAGTCATAGGTTGGGGGGGCAATACATCCAGTTCAATCATTTTAAAGGCCAGGTAGGGATTACATATTGGTCAAGCTGCAAGAGGACGAGATCCGGCGCCTCTAACCCTTCTATGGAATCAGCACTAAACCTAACTGGATTTGATTTGAAGAATCAGTAAATACGTGGCTAGCTGATTTGTCTGCTCTGTCATGCTCTGTCCGAGGATACTAAAGGCTAGGAACAGTTGGTGAGAAGGATTAAACATCAACAGGTCAAGTTATTGCCTCTACTAGACCTCTTTAGTCTCTTGCGAAAGAGTACATAGAGCTTGGTTTGTAAACGGGAACCCTTTGAAGAAAGTGTGAGCACCGTCTTAAGCCACTGACACAGGATCCTAGCCTTTGTGTTGGATGTGCTGTTGGGATATCCTCCTGGTTTTCTTCAACAGAAGCAATATATGGTCTTGTGACTAATTCCCAACCACAAAACGTCTTGTTGTTTCTTGCCAACCACAACGTAAAGGTAGCTCGTAGCGCCGCTCTTGATATTATATGGTATCTTCTGCCCTTCAGTCCAAGTAATTTGAAACAAGTCCTCGGTGTCTCATTGCTGGCTGAAGGTTCCGTTACTATATTGTCTTCCCTCTTCTGTCTTGAATGGTATGCTAGTGCAGATTTGTTTGTCATTGTCCATATTCTCTTGAGCTCCTGCACAAAGTTTTGTTGGAATTAGTTAATGTGCAATCTCTCAAAGTACCATGCCATGTCTCCAGTTATATCTTTCAGATCTAAGGGAATACTGGCAGTAGTAATAAGATAATCATTGTGTAGTTATTGTGGCCACGCAGAGCGCAAAGACCAGGTGTATGTTTGATGCAGTTCTTCAGGTTGGCTGGTGTAGGTAGTGTGTCTTGTATTTTTCAGGTAGAACTTACAAGTTACTAAACTGAAGGTGAGTAACTTGCACTAGAATTTAGAAAGGAAAAGGAATttagaaaggaaaaaaaatacaaacatttgtgACACCTATTGTGGCCACAAACGCCAATATCAGTATAACCCTTTGAGGGGCATCCCAAAAGCAAAGGTCCCAAGGCACCAACCAATTGGCAGCAGAACCATGCATCATCCTTGACAGAGTTGGAAGAAGCATATTGAAGAAGAGGAACACTAGCATACTGGTGAGGGTTCTTCTTGTgctctttgaaattattttattttattttattagatcttattttgcctggggaacaaactcagtggtccacactgatttccagtctggcccaggggtcaaacaaaatacatcaaaaatacaaatgaaatacatacaaaagaattacataccATGGATTTAACAAATAACATCATATATGAACACATCAAGGAAGCACATCTGTGTAGGTCGGCTGCAGTGCAGCAATGTCGGCAGGCTTCAAAGACAGCCCGCAGACAGAGTCCGCACTGCAGCCAACCATCATGCAACAAcctgaataatttaataatttaattgcaCATCGCTTTGAAACGGCCTAGTGTATGAGGTAATGGTACTTTAACCTGGGTATTTCTCAAAACCCTCAAGGGTGAGCAAGTTTCATCCGGCAGATTCTGAAAGTGGATAACATTAGCTATTCAAATAAAGCATAAAAACTATATACAAAATGTCTAGGTTCCATCATGGTTCTGCCAGACTACAAAGAagtctttgcaattattttgtcatttctaAAAGTATCATagcaaacataattatataggcctatattaaaaaccAAGCTTTATTAATTACCAAAATGCCGAAATAGGTGTGATTTAGGACATTTCTCTATTGTATCATTATTCATGTGTTTAAAACAGTTTAAAAGTGTGATAAGAAAGTATCTAATTGGAATTTCCCAAATTTTGTTTGTATTCCTGTGTAGAGTAAAAAACCTTTTTGTCCGGATTGTCAAGATTAGGGTTGGTCCCGGAATGACAAATTAAACCTTTGTTACACTTAAAAGTTAAAATATGTTTCATTTACCAGTTATTTCGCACAGGTTACCAGCAAACCCCTCATAACAGACACACAGATTATCAGCTACACACACCCCACTATTAAGACAACCAGCTCCACAGTCtgttacaaaatataaaagagtTATTGAAAAGGAAACAAAAGAGTGTGTTATATTTGTGAAACCATTAAGTTCAGGTTAATAAATGTACTGATATTTTAATTactgagagtgaaattgtacacataAATCAAACCTACTGTTATGAGATGAAGTGTTTACAGTGTACTATACGAATCAACATCTCAGCACAggtgcattatcatgattattttgtaaaatttcccaAGAAAcaagtaatacacatttttaatgtatttcATGACGAGAAAAAATCTCCCGATtttctttattaaaaaaaaaacaaatttgcacTAAATATGTCGAAAAAACGAGAAAAATTAATGCACAAGATAAATGAATTGCTATATCGTTACTTGTTAGTGATGCTTTGCAACTTTTTTTGCAGGAAATTGACAGTTTCTCAATAGTTTTGTGAAATGGTAAATCTCCCGTGATTTCGCGGGCGAATATCATGCGTGTCATGTTTACAAATAGAGTCTTATTGAATAGAATCGGTTTTAAGTAGATTAGCCTAGGCCGGCCTATTAGGTAATATATAAAAAGAACATTCTAAAATGCTGTTTGATTTCCTACCAGGTGAATCGTCATCCTCAATTGTGACTGAGGCTTTGTGAAGAGGTTCAAGAAGAGCTTGTCCGTTAGCAGCAGCTGTAACAGCATCCGCAAATGCAATTTGTACCATCAGTTGTTCTGTATGCTCTTCTAGCATGTCATCGGTTATAACCAAAGATACCGTTTTCATGTCTTCGTTTGCTGCAAATGTCAAATCTGTCACTGGAGTTAACGCTCCGTAGTCCGTTGCTGATGTTGCCGATAGATCCATTGCTGTTAAAGCTTTATTGGGAAAAGATAAATGTAATATTCAGTTGGTGAAGTGATTCATATGGTCATAAACCACCGAAGAAACCCCCTTAAGGCTAGCTTGTTAATTCGTTGCTTGGTCattttgcctttgataaagattctGCTACAGGGTGGAAAGTTCAgactatttaaaggagtatttcgtgatcatatcatcctctttttatgacattttttcagtagatatccacgaaaagagTTTATTCCCAAACTTTcggttgattctgattttgcgttggcgagttatgcatgattctgtgtattacactgctccatagatagACAATGTGTTATAATTCCGTTCTGGTGCATGTACCAGAACGTTAAATTCAATCGATTCCCGTgtatgcgatatgcatatgaatAGACACTCGACACTAGGCTTCAAGTGTCTTTTCTTTTATAATCTGGGTCGAAATATTtcttaaaattgcacgaatttctaaacaacggttcctatgctcacgataattaaacttttgatatcaaatttggtatcaaccttcgaaggaaagtgtatagaaaaatattatatgaattattttgccataaactcatcagactctgattaaatggggatggaactagtggcgactttttaatttggctgtgtttatattataCATTAACATTGCACCCTAAAAAACATGGGACATGGGTGATATTTTGATGTAGTTACGTGCCGTAGGTTGTCCTGATTTGCTCTTGACTTGCATGGCAACACTCCAAAAACACGGCTAGTCGTGTGAAGAAAAGTTTGAAAACCCTGTAAGGAATATTATTCTTTCTTAAACGGAATCAGTCTACAAATCGTAAGTAAAactaataaacatatcaaaaaaagtaactaaccctcttaaataatggccattattaaaaaacgggcgattgtattacaaatctgtaatcaatgtaacccaagatttgaaagttgcagtaaattttattgatttgtgttcagtataatggaaggaagtctgtgtaatgatatctgagtgtttttgtattgttgtattagTGTAACtctcaaatctggacctcacactatattaaattgaccggtgttttattgttgtttgggctatcgtatcaaatgaggtgtcaaaatgcgcagaaataaattctgctttcaacgcattttacagatttgtaatacaatagcccgtttgttaacaatggccattatttaagggggttagttactttttttgagatgtttataataacGTAGCGCTCTTAGCTCACCTCAGAACCTAGGTATTCGTTAGTTAAGCTGACAAATAACTTCGGTTAAACTGaaaaatttgtaccaaaattgacgttaactcgttactgtggaaaatgtacaaaatatgactTCCATGAATCTATAAAAATGGATATTTCAGAATCGGTTTATTGTACGagtattaccataaatcgaatATGGACAAGTAGGAGTGTATCTCTAGAAGTCTTTTCGTCTAAAAAATGGAACTTTGTTGAATTTAGAGTGACAAAGTAACATGTGGGAAATAGTAGTCTACGAGGATGTGAAATCAGGTAGAATTTTCGGTATTGACGAGGTTCGAACATGCCTTCCAAAGTCGCAAATATGTagcataattcttatttcaaggttcTGTAAATACCTCTACACTAAGATAGGAAAATCGATCAACACGGACTGCTCAAAAGGACTTCCCTCCCAAAAAAGTGCTTGGGCTAAAACGCATCGTTACATGTACAAGCCAATTTGAAGAATATCCTATCAGCTGATAAATTTAGCATGctaaaatattgatttatagATTTCCCTCATTGATGGGCACCATCAATTCTCTACCTGTCAACTATTAATGTTTCTAGGCAAATTATTGACGGCAAACATTGCAAACTTCTgtgacatttttcaaaaaattccatCAACCCTTAAAGACTGAGGTTGATTTCTCAATGTCAACGACCATTCTCTAAACATCTTTAGGACACAAAATTCCCCACAGTTTATGTTGGATAGTAAACATAGTAAATAACTTACTTGTTGTTGTTGACACACTCAGATCACCTCGTCTCCTAACGACAATATCGACAGTCCCGGTTGCCTCGTCAACATAGTAATCGTTACAATCCAGGAAATACCAAGTGTCTGCAAATTGTATAACCAATCAAGATATGTAAACAGGAaagtcatgcgcgtattttggggtgctttgggggcgccagccccccggggtaaaagcgggGGCggtcaaaacgaaggggcggcggaagaagaaggggcggcaaaaacaggggcggcaaaaacgaagggggcggcaaaaagaattattaaataaaaagggCGGACAAATGTGATAAagtataaatttttttgaaaaaatgacactGTACATCAAAATTCAGGCTGttggggaaggggcggcaaaattgaattttcttcagcctccGGGGTTGgaacggccacggtacgccactgaaagtATTATAAATTGTTGTGATTTAACATGTTGTTATTTACATTTACTGGCTACATCGTTTATTAACGAAATGATAAGAAAAGGATTCCATTTACTAAAAACAGTAACTAATAGACTACGACGGCCAGAACATGTACGTAaaacacaatattgaaaataataatacTGTACATATCCCTTGTGATAAGTTTggaaaagaaaatgatagccttaAGTGATTCGCTTGGACGGATGGTTGGTATTAGGGCTTGGATTACTAAGTTattagtaaacatctcaaaaaaagtaactaaccccccttaaataatgaccattattcaaaaatgggtgattgtaaaaatctgtaaaatgcgttggaagcagaatttatttctgcacattttgacacctcatttgcagcaattgactaaatattgacgtcacagcgtacaattaaatcaatgtaacccaagatttgaaagtaaattgtattgattttgtattcagtgtaa contains the following coding sequences:
- the LOC140172007 gene encoding uncharacterized protein, whose translation is MTNKSALAYHSRQKREDNIVTEPSASNETPRTCFKLLGLKGRRYHIISRAALRATFTLWLARNNKTFCGWELVTRPYIASVEENQEDIPTAHPTQRLGSYTDGDGIPDDMDICPLIPNDDQTDTNGDGEGDACDDDIDGDGVPNTDDTCPFTPTLNQDDTDGDGIADACDDDIDGDGIPNDCDNCVKMANVDQTDIDNDGLGDVCDTSPPDCGAAGCNGGVCVADGLCVCFEGFAGNLCEINDIDGDGIPDDMDNCPLIPNDDQTDTNGDGEGDACDDDIDGDGVPNTDDTCPFTPTLNQDDTDGDGIADACDDDIDGDGIPNDCDNCVKMANVDQTDIDNDGLGDVCDSSPPGKIFLLYKINNYVAK